A stretch of DNA from Gimesia chilikensis:
AGATGCCGGACTTTGAAGCGGTGCATGATCCGCAGTGTAATATTGTTGTCTTCAGGTATTTGCCTGACTGGCTGGCAGCCCTGCCTCTGGAACAGCAGAATATGATTCACTTCCGAGTGCGACGCCAGATCATCGAATCCGGGGAATTCTACATTGTTCATTCCGTACTGGATGGTCAGGCAGCGTTTCGAATTACAGTGATGAATCCTCTCACGAAAGAATCGCACCTCAGACAACTGCTGAACTCGATTCAAACAAAAGTCGAAAAGTTCAAGGACACCATTCCTGCTTCTGTCCAGACCGATCATTGTGAACAGACTTGACAATTTGTGATCAGATCGAAAGAATCGTCGCTCGGAAAAGACAAGAACATTGTCACAGGTTATAATACAACCTGTTTTAAACGTTTCGATTGATATTACCAGTTTGTGAATTCGAATTCCAAACGGAGAGATGAGACCATGAGCGGCCCCATTGTTCGTACCGGCACAACTCCCAAGTTCTGGGAAAACTATGATAAAATCTTTGGTGAATCCGACAAAAAGGGAACCAAAAAGAAAGCAGCTAAGAAAAAAGGAAGTACCAAGAAAAAAACAGCTTCCAAATCCGCTGCCAGCAATAAGAAAGCCCCAGCGAAGAAATCTCCTGCCAAAAAAGTAACCGCGAAAAAAACTCCGGCTAAAAAAGCTGCGAAGAAAAAAGCAAAGAAGAAATAACACGGCCAGGCGACTTGCGCAGTCCCTGTACCGGTTAAACCCGATGGCTTAATAAGGTGCTCAAGTTCAGTGACCTCTGAATCCACAGCGACTAAAACATCACCTCCAGCCATCCTGCTCATCCTGTTGATTGCCGGTTCCTTCGCCGTCGATTCCTTTCTCCGGTTTCCGATCCCCGGCACTAATGAGCCGCACTACCTCTGCAAGGCGAAACATTACTGGAATCCCCAATGGTGCGAAGGAGATTTCTTTCTTGAATCTTCCAACGCACACCGATTCTTTTATCAAGTTGTGGGATTCTTCACGCAGTGGCTCACACTGACACAGACAGTCGTCATTGCGCGACTGACGGGTTGCCTGCTGCTGGCGATCGGCTGGTTTCGACTGCTGCGCGTATTGACCCCAGGAACCTGGTCTCCCCTGATCGCCGCTGCGCTCTATCTTGGCATCGCCGCCTTCGGCAACTTTTCAGGGGAATGGATTATTGGCGGTATCGAATCCAAGGTATTCGCTTACGGTTTTCTGTTTTTAGCTCTGGCCAATGCCTGTGAACAGCACTGGAATCGTGCCGGAGTTTACCTGGGGCTGACGATCTGCTGGCATCCCATAGTGGGAGTCTGGGGACTGCTTTGTGCTCTCTTTGCGTTATTATGCTACGCGGTCGTACAGCGAAAGTCACTCAATCGAACCTCGCTGGGGCTGACCATCAGTCAGGCCATTCCGGCCATCGGCTGGCTCATTCTCTGTTCTCTGCCGGGCCTGATCCCTGCATTGAGTCTACTCCAGGGGGGGACTCCCCGGGAAGAATTTTCGGCGAACTTCATCCAGGTCTTTTACCGGCTCAAACACCACCTGGATCCCATGGATTTCGACACCTTCAGTTATCTGCTGTATGGGTCGCTGCTCGTAGCCTGGCTGATATTTCGTAGAAGGGAAAGCTCAGACTTTCAGTTGCGTTTCTTCCAGTATTTTATCGCGGGGACTCTCGGCCTGGCCTGTGTTGGACTTCTACTGGGAGCAGGACCACGCCCAGCGACTGACATGCCTTATTACGCCTTCCGAATGTCGCTATTGAAGTTCTATCCCTTTCGCCTGTTTGATTCACTGCTGCCCCTGGCGGTGACGGTTACAGTTATTAATGTGATCTACCAGCGTTGTTTCGCTCCCACTGAGAATGCTGCTGGAAGTCAACAGGGAAGTTCGCGAATTGCTGTCGTGACAGTCGGCCTGCTGAGCCTGGCATTGTTTGGAGGAGTTTTCTATTCCGCATGGGCCAAACCCCCGGTCCACAAGATGACGGCGCAACAACGTTCAGACTGGCTGGATGCCTGCCACTGGATCGAAGAAAATACCCCCGAATCAGCTCTGTTTCTGACTCCAATCCACCAGTCTGATTTTAAGTGGTACGCGCAACGCCCCGAATATGTAACCTATAAAGACTGTCCCCAGGACGCGCCAGGCATTGTGGAATGGAATCGGAGGCTGAAATACCTTCGAAAATGGGGACAGGATTACTATAATGAAGGCTTTGACGATGAAGCCCTCCAGGTGCTGAAACGGGAAACTGGAATCACACATTTGCTGGTGAAACGCCTGGGCCCATTTAAAACCATCGAACCTGTTTATCAGAATCCAACCTATAAGATCTACCAACTTCCCTGAATCCTTCCACTTAATGGTTTCACTCATGCACACACAAGATCCCGCTGTCCTACGCCGCCCCTGGAAAATGACACTGTGCTCAACCGTCCTGTTGTTCGTACTGTCTCCCGCTCTCAGCCCCGGTCTGAAACCATTTGACTCAACGCTGCAAGCTCAGCCACCGTCGGTTAAAACGGGAGACTGGCCCTATTTTCTTGGACCAGAGGAAACAGGTATCTCTGCAGAAACCGGTCTGATCGATGAATTCCCCCGACAGGGACCTCCCCTGCTCTGGGAGAAAAAAATCGGAACGGGTTACAGCGCACCTTCGGTTCTGGGAAATCGACTCGTGATTCATCATCGGCCAGACGATGATGGGCCCGGCAAGGAAGTCATCGAATGCGTCGATGCCGATTCAGGAAAGCCGCTCTGGAAGTACGAGTACCCCTCTGACTTCCATGATCCATATGGTTACAATAACGGCCCCCGCTGCTCTCCCCTGTTGACATCGAAGTACTGCTACACATTTGGGGCACAAGGCAAACTGTATTGCCTGACACTCGATAAGGGCATAGAAGTCTGGCATCGTGATTGTCTGAAAGATTTCGATGTACCTCCCGGCTTCTTCGGCGTTGGTGCCACACCCATCCTGGAAGGTGACAAACTGATTGTAATGGTCGGTGGTAAACCGAATTCCGGAATGGTCGCCTTCGATCCTGAAACAGGAAAAACACTCTGGCAGAACGTCGGTAAGGATGTGTGGGATGGAACATCCACCGGCTGGGAACGACTTCCCGTATATAAGTGGCGGGGAAATGAAAAGCTTTCCAGCTACTCCTCACCGATTGCAGCGACGATTCACGGCAAGCGACACCTGCTGTGCCTGATGCGTCAGGGGCTGGTCTCACTCAATCCTGACGATGGTTCCGTCAATTTCAAATACTGGTTCCGTTCGCTGCTGCGAGACTCTGTGAATGCTGCCCGGCCCGTGGTCGTTGATGACAAGATCTTTTTGTCAGCAGCCTACCAGGTGGGATCGGCGTTGCTCGAAGTGAACCCGAATGGGAAGAGCTACAAAGAACTGTGGCGTGATCCCACCAACATGATGACTCACTGGTCGACCAGTATTTTTCACGACGGATATTTCTACGGCTTCAGTGGTCGTCACGAACGCGGGGCAACCATGCGGTGTGTGAAGCTCTCAGACGGAAAAGTCATGTGGGAAACCGATGGGACCTCACCGGTCGCAGATAAGGTCAAACCGAATCAGATCACCGGAAAATTTCAATGGATCGACACCGGCAAGCCGGCCCCCTGGCCTTTTTACGGACGCGGCTCAGCAATCCTGGCGGATAACAAATTCATTGTGCTGGGAGAACGCGGCACTCTGGCCATCGTAAAAGTAGACCCGGAAAAATTCAGTGAAGTCTGCCGGACCTCGTTCCCCCAGATCACATACCCTGCATGGGCGGCACCGGTGCTGGCTCACAAGAAACTTTACCTGAGAAGTGAATCACACCTGATCTGTCTGGACTTTGCGAAAAAGTAAAATAGCTCTCCCGGACAACACAGGTGACTCAGAGGCTCAGATCAACCTTCAGCGGATGGGGTCGGTTTCTCACTGGAATTCAGGTTCCAGTGCGGCCCTGTCAGAGCATCTAACAGCTCGGAATAGGTGGGGCGTTCTTCCCCGTCGGTCAGTTTCAGGCTCTCAGGCATGTTTTCGGGTTCGTCTTTAACCCGTTGTACGTTCGCGCCCAGTGCTATCAGCTTCTCTTCGAGGCATTCATAGCCCCGATCGAGATGATAAATCCGGCGAATGACTGTCTCGCCTTCAGCCGCTAGTCCTGCCAGGACCAGGGCTGCACTCGCTCTTAAGTCGGACGCCATCACACAGGCACCGCTCAGACGGGAAACACCATTCAGAATTGCACTGGCTGACTCACGTCGGATTTTCGCTCCCATGCGGGCCAGTTCCGAAGCATGCATAAAACGGTCGGGAAATACTTTATCAGTCACAATACTGATCCCCGGCACACAGGCCAGTAGCGACATCAGCTGTGCCTGGACGTCCGTGGGAATTCCCGGGTAAGGCAAGGCGATACAATCCACCGATTTCAGGGGTTGAGTAACCTTCACCCAGACGGACTGTCTGCGTTCAGGCTGTTGTGGGTACTCCAGTTGAATCGTCACTCCAATTTCACGCAGTTTTTCCATGACTGCGGTAATGTGATCCGGTCGCACCTCGTTCAACTGCACATCGCCGCCGGTCATCGCAGCCGCAATCATCAGTGTGGCAGCTTCAATGCGGTCAGGTATGACCTCGTGCTCGACTGCCTGCAGACGCGCCACTCCTTCGATCTTCAGGAAGGGAGTCCCCAACCCCTCAATACGCGCCCCGCAAGCATTGAGGAAGTTACCCACATCGACAACTTCCGGCTCACAGGCAGCCGACTCAATGGTTGTCGTTCCCTCCGCCAGTGTAGCAGCGATCATCACATTACAGGTGCCGGTGACAGTACTCCCGAATGCTCCCCCCAGAAAAATATTCGCTCCACGTAAGCGGTCGGCACGAGCGATCACATATCCACGGTCGACACGAATCTGAGCTCCCAGTGCAGCCAGCCCTTTGAGATGCAAGTCAATCGGGCGATCACCGATATTACAGCCGCCCGGCAGAGAGACACAGGCCATCCGTCGTTTCGCGAGTAAAGGGCCGAGTACGCAGACACTGGCCCGCATACGCCGGACCAGATCATAGTCGGCAATGCAGGCACTTTCATCGACGGTCTTCAGATGCAGCAGACCAGACTCATCACGCTGCACGTCCATCCCTAGAGAGCCTAATACCCGGGACTGTGTCGTCACATCAACCAGGTTGGGAATGGAGCTTAAAGTCGTTTCCCCCTCGCAGGCCAGTGCAGCCGCCATTAATGGCAATGCTGAATTTTTCGCACCGCTGACTGTAACACTGCCGGAAAGCCGTTCGCCTCCGCGAACGATAAACATATCCATCCCTGGATCTCCTGGAGTTGACTGGATGAAATGGGGGTCAGAACAGTATAGGCAATGACTTTATTTTAAGATAGGCATTTTTGCGCAACGATCACCCGGGATCGGTTTGCCAGATCTGCTTTCACTCTGATATTCCGATAATTTCCGGATGTCGTAAGTATCTCTCTCAAAGAGGCTTCCTGCTCCGGCGAAAATTCCAGCAGCAGATGCCCACCTTCTTTCAGATAAGGGATCGCTGTTTGAATAATCTTCCGATAAAAGTCGAGGCCGTCCGCTCCTCCCGCGAGAGCAAGTCGCGGTTCGTGTTGACGCACATCGGCATCCAGCGTTTCGATTTCGGCATCGGGAATATAGGGGGGATTGCTGGCAATCAGATCAAACTGCCCCTCAGCGGGAAGCTGTTCGAAACAGTCGCTTAACAGAAACTGAATCTGTTCCAGCAGACCATTACTCTCGGCATTCTTCTGTGCGATAGCCAGAGCCGCCTCGCTGATGTCCGTCGCCAGAAAGGAAGCGGCAGGACAGTTTGCTGCAGCTGCGATCGCCACACACCCACTTCCGGTACATAAATCGAGAATCCGGGGGGAAGTCAGCTTCTGTGCTTCTTCGACCAGTTCCATGACCAGGGTTTCGGTGTCCGGACGCGGGATCAGAACATTCTGATCGACATAAAAATCAAGCCCGAAGAATTCCCGCTTGCCTACCAGGTATGCCACCGGTTCGGCATGAGAGCGACGTTGAACCAGCGAACGCATTGTTGCCCGCTGCTCTTCGGTCACGATATCTTCGTAATTGGTGTAGAGCCGAATCCGCTCACAATTACGTGCAAACGCCAGCAGGACCTCCGCATCCAGACGGGGAGAATCACTGCCATGTTTCGCCAGATGGCTTGTGGTCCAGTCCAGGATGCGACGCACGGTCCACGGTTCTGCAGATGCATTCGAACCAACTTCCTGAGATGGGGAGTTATCTGTCACGTCACGATCCATCGAACTGCCTGTCAGTCAGAAACTGAAGCAGCCACGCTTTAATTATTTTTTGGCGCTGTCACCCAGCAGACGCTCTTCGCGGTCAAACTGTAACAGTGCGTTGATCAGTTCATCCAGATCACCCTGCATGATCTGATCCAGCCTGTACAGAGAAAGGTTGATCCGGTGATCCGTCACTCGTCCCTGCGGAAAGTTGTAAGTCCGGATACGCTGGCTGCGGTCACCTGAACCAATCAACGTCCGTCGCTGATCAGCACGCTCTGCAGCGGCCTGCTGCTGCATCTGTTCGAGCACCCGGCTGCGGAGCACGCGCATCGCTTTGGCTTTGTTCTTGTGCTGACTTTTTTCATCCTGACACTGCACCACGGTACCTGTCGGCAAGTGAGTGATGCGGACGGCACTTTCAGTCTTATTGACCTTCTGTCCCCCCGGGCCACTGGCGTGAAATGTATCCAGGCGAATATCGTCCGGTTTAATTTCCACCTCCACTTCACTGGCTTCGGGCAGCACAGCGACAGTCGCGGCACTCGTGTGGACACGCCCCTGTGTTTCTGTTTCCGGAACGCGCTGCACCCGATGACCGCCACTCTCAAATTGCAGACGGTGGTAAGCGCCCTCTCCAGAAATTGAGAATGTGACTTCCTTGACGCCCCCGAGTTCGGTCGCACTCAGGTTCAGTACTTCTGTCTTCCAGCCCTTCTGGGCTTCGACGAAGTGCTGGTACATCTGGAACAGCTCACTGGCAAACAGTGCGGCTTCATCCCCGCCGGCACCAGCGCGGATTTCCATAATCAGACCGCCACGCGTAATCGAATCGCCGGCGACAACCAGATCTTCCAGATCTTTGGTGTGCTTTTCATGCTCTTCGCACAGTTGATCCAGTTCTTTCTGTGCGTAGGCTTTGGCGTCCGGGTCGGTTTCTTCCTCGAGCATTTCCTGTGCGACTTCAATATCCTCTTCACGGGTATTGAACGCACGGACTTCCTGAGCGACTTTGGCCAGACCGCCATACTCACGTTGAACTTCGACCAGCTTGGTGGTGTTTGTCAGTACCTCTGGATCCTGCAGCTGTTTTTCCAGCTCTTCGAAACGTTCCAGTTTGGCCTGCAGAGTGGGAAACTTCATGACCCCGAATCCACGATTAAGACCGCCTGATTATAAGTGATCTGGTCATCCATGTGACTACAGTCGCGAGTGAATCAGGCTAAAAGAAGTATTTGAGACGACCATGTATTAAACGAGGCTCATACGGACAATCCGCAGAGCCTCAGTTTGAAATCGATGATTCAGGCCGCTACTCGGTTTCTTTCTTGTCTTCCCCTTCGGATGCGTTGCGCTTGTCCCAGTTGTATTTTTTCTGGAACTTTTCGACCCGACCGGCACTGTCGACGAACTTCATCTTACCGGTGTAGAAAGGGTGCGACTTGGAGCTGATTTCAACTGCAACGACCGGGTAAGTATTGCCATCTTCCCATTCGATGGTGGACTTTGAGGTCGCGGTAGACTGAATCATAAATGCATCACCAGTCGAAGTATCCTTAAATACGACCGGATGATAATCGGGATGAATGTCTTTTTTCATTTTCTCAGTTTCTTTGTTACCTAATAACCTGTTCAATCATACGGACTGACTGCTGACAATCCGACGTGGGGGCACTTTGAATCCACAACTGTCCCGGCCTGTCTACTCCTTCATCAGGACCGGACAAGACCTCGTTCTGTTTCACAAGTCTGTTCCTGTAGACTTCACGTATGCAGACTCGGATTCCTAAAATCTGGAAACAAAACGGCTTATAGAATTCTCGCTTTACGAAACAACACAGTTTACGTTCCGCCAGTCCAATGAGCAAGCGCAAAGGCCCCATCAGCCAAATTCACATAATCTGTTACATGACATAGTGTTACATCATATCCAACCGGTAATTATCGACTGATTCCGGTCATTTTTTCAGATTTTTAACCAATGAGTCGAGATTCGCCTGATAAGCAGTCAATCCAGCACGCTCAATCACCTCTCAGCACATCCTGGCTGTTCAATTCTGTTCACGAGGCTATTCTGAAGTGAGATAACTCTCTATCTGTTTTGAAATTCAAATGTTAAGTAACTTGGCCTGCTGCAGCTGAGCGTTTAGAGTTAAGGAAGTTTTCGAGCGATAGCTCCTCTTTCTCATTTCTCCTGCAGGAACACCAAAGATGACACAGGCGTTGAACTGGAACAGTCAGAATCTGACACACGGCTGGCAGCGGGGCGTCACCGCATTCTACTACGGACTTGGCTTCTCTGATGCAGATTTTGACAAGGCGCAGATCGGGATTGGTGTTCCCCTGCTGGATGGCAACCTCTGCAATGTTCACGCTTATTCACTGGCAAAGACAATCGCCGAAGGATGTCAGTCCGCAGATATGATCGGTCTCCCTTTCGGAACGCCGGCTATCAGTGACAACATCACCCAGGGACAGGAAGGGGGCAATGCGAGTCTGCCTTCGCGGAATATGATTGCCAATGCAGCCGAATGCGTTGTCAGTGCCCACTCCTATGACGCCCTGATCGGCCTGCATAACTGCGATAAGAACGGCCCTGGTTTTGCGATGGCTCTGGCCCGGATGAACTACCCCGGCCTGATCGTCAGTGGCGGAAGTATTATGCCTGGCTGCCACAAAGGACAGGATATTTCCATTCTCGACGTTTACGACTCCCAGGCAGCTGCTTCCGTCGGGGCCATCGAGAAATCGGAAGCAGACGAAATCCTGCGGACGGCCTGCCCCGGACCGGGAGGCTGTGGTATCGCTGCCTCTTTCAATACCTGGGGAATCGCGTTGGAAGCCATCGGCCTGATGCTCCCCTTCAGCAGTTCGACTCCCGCCATCGACAACGCCAAAAAAGACGAATGCCTGAATGTCGCAGCTGCTGTCAAACACCTGCTGGCAGAAAATATTCGGCCGCGAGACATTCTGACTCGTAAAGCTTTTGAGAACGCTGCCGCTACCATTGCAGCCATAGGTGGCTCAACCAACGGTATTCTCCACCTGCTGGCGCTGGCCCGTGAAGCGGGAGTGGACTTCCAGCTGCAGGACATTCAGCAGATCCTCAAAAAGACCCCCGTGTACTGCAGCTTCGCCCCCCGCGGCAAAAAAACGATGGTAGACCTGCATCACCTGGGTGGGACTCCGCTGCTGCTCAAACACCTTTTAAAGGCAGGCATCATCGATGGCAGTTGCCTGACCGTTACCGGCAAAACACTCGCCGAAAACCTCGCAGAGATCGGCGATGTCCCCGCAGACCAGGATCTGATTGCCCCCCTCGATCAGCCTTATAAAGAGTACGCCGACATGCAGATCTGCTTCGGCAATCTGGCGCCGGGGGGAATCGTGTTTAAGGTTTCCAGCATGCAGGAATCGCATTTTACCGGCGTTGCCTGCTGTTTTGATGAAGCCAAAGGCGTTGTTGATGCCGTTGAAGCCGGTCAGATTAAACCGGGGAGTGTGATCGTACTCCGCAACCTGGGTCCGGTTGCCTCGGGGATGCCTGAAGTGCTGGTCGCAACAGCCGCCCTGACCGTCCCTGAACTCGATGGTAAAGTTGCCTTCATCTCCGACACGCGTGTCTCGGGTGTCTCGCATGGCGCGATCGGCGTACACTGTTCTCCCGAAGCTGCCGTTGGCGGTCCAATCGGTCTGGTTCAGGATGGCGATGAAATCTCGTTTGATCTGCTGGCAGGAACGATTCAGCTGGGAATCAGTGATGAAGAATTTCAAAAGCGAGAAGCTGCTTTAACCATCAAACCAGTTCAGCATACCCGAGGTTATCTGGCCGATTTTTCAGCCACTACTTCTCAGGCACACCACGGTTGCGTGAGCAAGGCGCTGCTCCCCGACTGCGAATGAACGGAACTCCGAGACGAATCATAACACGAGGAAAACCTAAAAGTATGAATAATTCCGCAGCTTTCCCTGAGGACCTGCTCCAGACACTGGAAGAATACCAACAGACACATCTGCTGACCTGGTGGAGCGAACTTGAGCCCGCACAACAGGCGGAACTGGTGAAACAGATTCGTGAAATCAATTTCGCGCAAATCCAGCGACTCTATTCTCCGGGCAGCGCCAGTTCAGAAGAGTCTCCTGCAGAGAAAGCCGAACGGGCCACTCGTCCTGCCACTGTGGTCCGGCTGGCAGACCGCGAATCAGATTCAGCAGAATTGTCAAAGGCCACTGAGGCAGGAAAACAGTGTCTGTCTGAGGGGAAAGTGGGAGCCATCCTGGTGGCTGGTGGTCAGGGCTCTCGTCTCGGCTTCCCCCATCCCAAAGGTATGTATCCGGTCGGTCCCGTCCGACAGACATCGCTGTTTCAGATTCTGGTCGAACAGTTACGGGCCCGTGCGAAGCAGGCAGGTCAGCCAATCAGCTATTTCATCATGACCAGCGATGCGACCCACGACGATACCGTTGCCTACTTTCAGCAGAATCAGAATTTTGGTCTTGTGGATGAGAACCTG
This window harbors:
- a CDS encoding RNA polymerase subunit sigma, with the translated sequence MSGPIVRTGTTPKFWENYDKIFGESDKKGTKKKAAKKKGSTKKKTASKSAASNKKAPAKKSPAKKVTAKKTPAKKAAKKKAKKK
- a CDS encoding DUF6798 domain-containing protein — translated: MTSESTATKTSPPAILLILLIAGSFAVDSFLRFPIPGTNEPHYLCKAKHYWNPQWCEGDFFLESSNAHRFFYQVVGFFTQWLTLTQTVVIARLTGCLLLAIGWFRLLRVLTPGTWSPLIAAALYLGIAAFGNFSGEWIIGGIESKVFAYGFLFLALANACEQHWNRAGVYLGLTICWHPIVGVWGLLCALFALLCYAVVQRKSLNRTSLGLTISQAIPAIGWLILCSLPGLIPALSLLQGGTPREEFSANFIQVFYRLKHHLDPMDFDTFSYLLYGSLLVAWLIFRRRESSDFQLRFFQYFIAGTLGLACVGLLLGAGPRPATDMPYYAFRMSLLKFYPFRLFDSLLPLAVTVTVINVIYQRCFAPTENAAGSQQGSSRIAVVTVGLLSLALFGGVFYSAWAKPPVHKMTAQQRSDWLDACHWIEENTPESALFLTPIHQSDFKWYAQRPEYVTYKDCPQDAPGIVEWNRRLKYLRKWGQDYYNEGFDDEALQVLKRETGITHLLVKRLGPFKTIEPVYQNPTYKIYQLP
- a CDS encoding PQQ-binding-like beta-propeller repeat protein; its protein translation is MHTQDPAVLRRPWKMTLCSTVLLFVLSPALSPGLKPFDSTLQAQPPSVKTGDWPYFLGPEETGISAETGLIDEFPRQGPPLLWEKKIGTGYSAPSVLGNRLVIHHRPDDDGPGKEVIECVDADSGKPLWKYEYPSDFHDPYGYNNGPRCSPLLTSKYCYTFGAQGKLYCLTLDKGIEVWHRDCLKDFDVPPGFFGVGATPILEGDKLIVMVGGKPNSGMVAFDPETGKTLWQNVGKDVWDGTSTGWERLPVYKWRGNEKLSSYSSPIAATIHGKRHLLCLMRQGLVSLNPDDGSVNFKYWFRSLLRDSVNAARPVVVDDKIFLSAAYQVGSALLEVNPNGKSYKELWRDPTNMMTHWSTSIFHDGYFYGFSGRHERGATMRCVKLSDGKVMWETDGTSPVADKVKPNQITGKFQWIDTGKPAPWPFYGRGSAILADNKFIVLGERGTLAIVKVDPEKFSEVCRTSFPQITYPAWAAPVLAHKKLYLRSESHLICLDFAKK
- the murA gene encoding UDP-N-acetylglucosamine 1-carboxyvinyltransferase, which translates into the protein MDMFIVRGGERLSGSVTVSGAKNSALPLMAAALACEGETTLSSIPNLVDVTTQSRVLGSLGMDVQRDESGLLHLKTVDESACIADYDLVRRMRASVCVLGPLLAKRRMACVSLPGGCNIGDRPIDLHLKGLAALGAQIRVDRGYVIARADRLRGANIFLGGAFGSTVTGTCNVMIAATLAEGTTTIESAACEPEVVDVGNFLNACGARIEGLGTPFLKIEGVARLQAVEHEVIPDRIEAATLMIAAAMTGGDVQLNEVRPDHITAVMEKLREIGVTIQLEYPQQPERRQSVWVKVTQPLKSVDCIALPYPGIPTDVQAQLMSLLACVPGISIVTDKVFPDRFMHASELARMGAKIRRESASAILNGVSRLSGACVMASDLRASAALVLAGLAAEGETVIRRIYHLDRGYECLEEKLIALGANVQRVKDEPENMPESLKLTDGEERPTYSELLDALTGPHWNLNSSEKPTPSAEG
- the prmC gene encoding peptide chain release factor N(5)-glutamine methyltransferase, producing the protein MDRDVTDNSPSQEVGSNASAEPWTVRRILDWTTSHLAKHGSDSPRLDAEVLLAFARNCERIRLYTNYEDIVTEEQRATMRSLVQRRSHAEPVAYLVGKREFFGLDFYVDQNVLIPRPDTETLVMELVEEAQKLTSPRILDLCTGSGCVAIAAAANCPAASFLATDISEAALAIAQKNAESNGLLEQIQFLLSDCFEQLPAEGQFDLIASNPPYIPDAEIETLDADVRQHEPRLALAGGADGLDFYRKIIQTAIPYLKEGGHLLLEFSPEQEASLREILTTSGNYRNIRVKADLANRSRVIVAQKCLS
- the prfA gene encoding peptide chain release factor 1, which encodes MKFPTLQAKLERFEELEKQLQDPEVLTNTTKLVEVQREYGGLAKVAQEVRAFNTREEDIEVAQEMLEEETDPDAKAYAQKELDQLCEEHEKHTKDLEDLVVAGDSITRGGLIMEIRAGAGGDEAALFASELFQMYQHFVEAQKGWKTEVLNLSATELGGVKEVTFSISGEGAYHRLQFESGGHRVQRVPETETQGRVHTSAATVAVLPEASEVEVEIKPDDIRLDTFHASGPGGQKVNKTESAVRITHLPTGTVVQCQDEKSQHKNKAKAMRVLRSRVLEQMQQQAAAERADQRRTLIGSGDRSQRIRTYNFPQGRVTDHRINLSLYRLDQIMQGDLDELINALLQFDREERLLGDSAKK
- a CDS encoding type B 50S ribosomal protein L31, with the translated sequence MKKDIHPDYHPVVFKDTSTGDAFMIQSTATSKSTIEWEDGNTYPVVAVEISSKSHPFYTGKMKFVDSAGRVEKFQKKYNWDKRNASEGEDKKETE
- a CDS encoding dihydroxy-acid dehydratase; translated protein: MTQALNWNSQNLTHGWQRGVTAFYYGLGFSDADFDKAQIGIGVPLLDGNLCNVHAYSLAKTIAEGCQSADMIGLPFGTPAISDNITQGQEGGNASLPSRNMIANAAECVVSAHSYDALIGLHNCDKNGPGFAMALARMNYPGLIVSGGSIMPGCHKGQDISILDVYDSQAAASVGAIEKSEADEILRTACPGPGGCGIAASFNTWGIALEAIGLMLPFSSSTPAIDNAKKDECLNVAAAVKHLLAENIRPRDILTRKAFENAAATIAAIGGSTNGILHLLALAREAGVDFQLQDIQQILKKTPVYCSFAPRGKKTMVDLHHLGGTPLLLKHLLKAGIIDGSCLTVTGKTLAENLAEIGDVPADQDLIAPLDQPYKEYADMQICFGNLAPGGIVFKVSSMQESHFTGVACCFDEAKGVVDAVEAGQIKPGSVIVLRNLGPVASGMPEVLVATAALTVPELDGKVAFISDTRVSGVSHGAIGVHCSPEAAVGGPIGLVQDGDEISFDLLAGTIQLGISDEEFQKREAALTIKPVQHTRGYLADFSATTSQAHHGCVSKALLPDCE